A portion of the Pseudomonas sp. GR 6-02 genome contains these proteins:
- a CDS encoding HAD-IA family hydrolase — protein MSAPLDEFGPIKAVIFDMDGLLLDTEGIYTEVTSIIAERYGRTFDWSVKQNIIGRGAGDLARYVVEALDLPITAEEFLVIREPLMRERFPTALAMPGAEELVRHLKANNIPIAVGTSSSRQSFGQKTTLHRDWFALFDFIVTADDPEVGAAKPAPDIFLTAARRLGVAPRDCLVFEDSPFGVTAAKAAGMTAIAVPDAAMADEKYAHADGILRTLKAFKPGACGLPALEWN, from the coding sequence ATGAGTGCACCCTTGGATGAGTTCGGTCCGATCAAGGCCGTGATTTTCGATATGGACGGTTTGCTGCTGGACACCGAGGGTATTTACACCGAGGTCACGTCCATCATTGCCGAGCGCTATGGGCGGACCTTCGACTGGAGCGTCAAACAGAACATCATCGGCCGTGGCGCGGGTGATCTGGCGCGCTATGTGGTCGAGGCGCTGGACTTGCCGATCACCGCCGAAGAGTTTCTGGTGATCCGCGAGCCCTTGATGCGCGAGCGTTTTCCGACGGCGCTGGCGATGCCCGGAGCAGAGGAACTGGTTCGGCACTTGAAAGCCAACAACATTCCTATCGCGGTGGGCACCAGCTCTTCGCGTCAGTCGTTTGGTCAGAAAACCACTTTGCACCGCGACTGGTTCGCGCTGTTTGACTTCATTGTCACCGCTGACGACCCGGAAGTGGGGGCGGCGAAACCGGCGCCGGATATTTTCCTGACGGCGGCGCGACGCCTTGGGGTCGCGCCCCGGGATTGCCTGGTATTCGAGGATTCGCCGTTCGGCGTCACTGCAGCCAAAGCGGCAGGAATGACGGCGATTGCGGTCCCGGATGCGGCGATGGCCGACGAAAAGTACGCACACGCCGACGGCATTCTTCGTACGTTGAAGGCGTTCAAACCCGGTGCATGTGGCTTGCCGGCGCTTGAATGGAACTGA